One region of Halomonas huangheensis genomic DNA includes:
- the smrA gene encoding DNA endonuclease SmrA — MTQSCQEDVDFRALMGDVQPLNRERNRADLGHHRGTPSESQMARRQYAIAGGDGLDTLSDEFIDLVPPFDPLEYRRDGIQIGVLERLRQGGYPVQASLHLLRRPLQECRRELPVFIRDAYASDLRSVLIIHGRGRDIDSPPNILRSCLARWLTLLDEVQAYASAQERDGGLGATWVMLRKSERARANNRERQQKRRG, encoded by the coding sequence ATGACGCAGAGTTGCCAGGAAGATGTGGATTTTCGGGCACTGATGGGCGATGTGCAGCCCCTCAACCGGGAGCGCAACAGGGCAGACCTCGGTCATCATCGCGGCACTCCCAGTGAGTCCCAGATGGCGCGTCGTCAGTATGCCATTGCCGGGGGGGATGGATTGGACACGCTATCAGACGAGTTCATTGATCTGGTACCGCCTTTCGATCCACTGGAATATCGTCGTGATGGTATTCAGATCGGCGTTCTGGAGCGTCTGCGCCAGGGTGGCTATCCGGTTCAGGCCAGTCTCCATCTGCTGCGGCGCCCTCTGCAGGAATGCCGCCGCGAGTTGCCGGTATTCATTCGCGATGCCTATGCATCGGATCTGCGTTCGGTGTTGATCATCCACGGTCGTGGGCGAGATATTGATAGCCCGCCCAATATCCTGCGTTCCTGTCTGGCCAGGTGGCTCACGCTACTCGATGAAGTCCAGGCCTATGCTTCCGCCCAGGAGCGCGACGGCGGCCTGGGAGCCACTTGGGTAATGCTGCGCAAGAGTGAGAGGGCGAGGGCCAATAACCGTGAACGGCAACAGAAGCGCCGAGGCTAG
- a CDS encoding GlxA family transcriptional regulator, which produces MPVLPIRDDTTCRIGVLMLPGQVPLDLVGPWQVLHCAARISGRYQIDYFGPHNSLDWMGPLQLQGIAPLPEDASDLELLVVPGQYRNAIEIGVQQLALHWLRTIGHQARTIMSVCSGTLLLAEAGLLDNRRCTSHHELLERLRQIAPAARVQEDCIFTDDGRFLTSAGISTGIDTMLHWLTRHAGHELALAVARDMVLYLRRSGQEPQLGIWLRGRNHVDARIHRLQDQLAMAPQQGWSVPQMARQAAMSERHLRRRFLALTGMSLGDYLAALRLQLARQLMLETSLGLGDIAARVGLGDDRQLRRLWSRHEVGSPGQWRRQQGYLS; this is translated from the coding sequence ATGCCCGTGCTTCCCATCAGGGACGACACCACGTGCCGTATCGGCGTGCTGATGCTGCCCGGCCAGGTCCCGCTTGACCTGGTCGGGCCCTGGCAGGTCCTGCACTGCGCGGCACGCATTAGTGGCAGATACCAGATCGACTATTTTGGCCCACACAACAGCCTCGACTGGATGGGGCCACTCCAGTTGCAGGGAATTGCGCCACTCCCCGAGGATGCCTCGGACCTGGAGCTGTTGGTCGTGCCCGGCCAGTACCGCAATGCCATCGAGATCGGAGTACAGCAGCTCGCACTGCACTGGCTGCGAACCATCGGCCATCAGGCCCGGACCATCATGTCGGTATGCTCGGGGACGCTGTTGCTCGCCGAGGCAGGGCTGCTCGATAACCGTCGCTGTACCAGTCACCATGAGCTCCTCGAACGACTCAGACAAATTGCTCCTGCTGCCAGAGTGCAAGAGGACTGTATCTTCACTGATGACGGCCGCTTTCTGACCAGTGCAGGCATTTCCACCGGTATCGATACCATGCTGCATTGGCTGACACGTCACGCCGGCCACGAGTTGGCCCTCGCCGTGGCGCGAGACATGGTGCTGTATCTACGCCGTAGTGGGCAGGAGCCGCAGCTCGGTATCTGGCTGCGCGGCAGAAACCACGTCGATGCCCGTATTCACCGCCTTCAGGATCAACTTGCCATGGCCCCGCAGCAGGGCTGGAGCGTTCCACAGATGGCAAGACAGGCGGCAATGAGTGAACGACACCTGAGGCGCCGCTTTTTGGCGCTGACGGGAATGTCGTTGGGAGATTACCTGGCGGCCCTCCGCCTTCAACTGGCGCGGCAGTTGATGTTGGAAACGTCGCTGGGCCTGGGCGACATCGCCGCACGTGTAGGCCTGGGAGATGACCGTCAACTGCGCCGACTCTGGTCACGCCATGAAGTAGGTTCTCCCGGTCAGTGGCGCCGACAACAGGGCTACCTGTCATGA
- the wrbA gene encoding NAD(P)H:quinone oxidoreductase yields the protein MPDRFPYILVLYYSRQGATRALAERIAAGITSVAGIDARIRTVPPVSPTCEAVDPEIPEEGAVYVSLDDLRHASGLALGSPTRFGNMAAPLKHFLDSTTELWLSGALIDKPATAFTSTSSLHGGQETTLISMLLPLLHHGMVYAGLPYSETALTRTQGGGTPYGVSHLAGTRSDRPVDAEESELATAQGARLARLALALEKMREIR from the coding sequence ATGCCTGACCGCTTTCCCTATATCCTCGTGCTCTACTATTCACGTCAGGGCGCGACTCGAGCGCTGGCGGAGCGGATTGCTGCTGGCATCACCTCTGTTGCAGGAATCGATGCTCGAATCCGGACTGTCCCCCCCGTGTCACCCACCTGTGAAGCTGTCGATCCCGAAATTCCCGAAGAAGGTGCGGTCTACGTCAGCCTGGATGATCTACGCCACGCCAGCGGCTTGGCACTGGGTAGCCCGACACGCTTCGGCAACATGGCTGCGCCGCTCAAACACTTTCTGGATTCGACCACTGAGCTGTGGCTGAGCGGTGCCTTGATCGACAAGCCCGCAACGGCGTTTACTTCAACATCAAGTTTGCATGGCGGCCAGGAAACCACCTTGATCTCCATGCTGCTGCCGCTACTCCACCATGGCATGGTCTATGCTGGCTTGCCCTACAGTGAAACAGCGCTGACACGTACTCAGGGAGGCGGTACGCCCTACGGAGTCAGCCACCTGGCGGGTACGCGTAGTGATCGCCCGGTCGATGCCGAGGAGAGTGAGCTGGCCACAGCCCAGGGAGCACGACTTGCCCGCCTTGCGCTTGCACTCGAAAAAATGCGGGAGATACGCTGA
- a CDS encoding arsenate reductase family protein, whose amino-acid sequence MKTITLLHNPRCSKSREALALLESADVELQIRRYLDEPLNGEELRALVARLDGNISQLVRSNETDWKTLGADSSNLDQVIDAIVAHPRIMQRPIADDGKRAIIGRPPEAIQALIGE is encoded by the coding sequence ATGAAGACAATCACTCTCCTACATAACCCACGTTGCTCCAAGTCCCGTGAAGCTCTGGCCCTGCTCGAATCTGCCGACGTCGAACTCCAGATCAGGCGCTACCTGGACGAACCATTGAATGGAGAGGAACTGCGCGCCCTGGTCGCTCGACTCGACGGCAATATCAGCCAACTGGTGCGCAGCAATGAGACTGATTGGAAAACCCTGGGAGCCGACAGCAGCAATCTCGACCAGGTGATCGATGCTATTGTCGCTCATCCACGCATCATGCAACGACCGATTGCCGACGATGGCAAGCGCGCCATCATCGGTCGTCCGCCGGAAGCCATTCAGGCTCTGATCGGCGAGTGA
- the metH gene encoding methionine synthase, producing the protein MVAVATDQTARLNESLKQRILMLDGGMGTMLQNASLSEEEFRGERFSDWPSDLKGNNDLLVLTCPELVSRIHRDYLEAGADIIETNTFNATRLSQSDYGMEELVAELNREAARVAREVCDAVGNETGVPRYVAGVLGPTSRTASLSPDVNDPARRNVTFDELRDNYRESALALMEGGADLIMIETIFDTLNAKAAIYALEEIFDETGVRFPVMISGTITDASGRTLSGQTTEAFWNSVRHARPLTVGLNCALGAEELRPYVEELSNKAETFVSAHPNAGLPNEFGEYDQTPEEMAEIVAEFARSGLVNIIGGCCGSTPEHIAAIHAAIKDLPPRILPERSLACRLSGLEPFNIEKDSLFVNVGERTNVTGSARFKRLVVEDDFTTALEVALEQVENGAQVIDINMDEGMLESQEAMVRFLNLIAGEPDIARVPIMVDSSKWDIIEAGLKCIQGKAIVNSISLKEGEEAFRHQATECRRHGAAVVVMAFDEEGQADTFARKTEICQRAYQVLVDEIGFPPEDIIFDPNIFAIATGIEEHDNYAVDFIEATRWITEHLPHAMVSGGVSNVSFSFRGNNAVREAIHSVFLYYAIRAGMTMGIVNAGQLAVYDDLPDELREAVEDVVLNRRSDGTERLLEIAERYKGDGSSAEKKEDLEWRSWEVEKRISHALVKGITSYIEEDAEQARQRVERPIQVIEGPLMDGMNVVGDLFGAGKMFLPQVVKSARVMKQAVAYLIPFIEAEKSEGTQAKGKIVMATVKGDVHDIGKNIVGVVLQCNNYDVVDLGVMVPAEKILKTAIEEKADLIGLSGLITPSLDEMVHVAREMQRQGHTLPLLIGGATTSKAHTAVKIEPQYDQPVIYVTDASRAVGVASRLLSPTLKPAYVADIKEEYEKVRERNAKRRPKAADLDYASACERKPPLEWGSYTPPAPTFTGLKVFDDYDLDSLVERIDWTPFFMSWELAGKYPKILNDEVVGEAARNLYADAQAMLKRLIDEKLIQARGVIGMWPANTVDHDVIEVYADESRQQVIERLHHIRQQTTKNREGVCYSLADFIAPQDSGKADWIGGFAVTAGHGVEELSAQYKANGDDYNAIMVQALADRLAEAFAEHMHERVRREFWGYVPEESLDNEALIAEKYQGIRPAPGYPACPDHTEKATLFRMLDATTNTGLDLTESFAMWPAAAVSGWYFSHPKSKYFSTGRITRDQVERIAERKGRDIGDMERWLSPVLSYDPA; encoded by the coding sequence ATGGTTGCTGTTGCCACTGACCAGACCGCCCGCCTGAACGAAAGCCTCAAACAGCGCATCCTGATGCTGGATGGCGGCATGGGGACGATGCTGCAGAATGCCTCGCTAAGCGAAGAGGAGTTTCGCGGCGAGCGTTTCAGCGATTGGCCCAGTGATCTCAAGGGCAACAATGACCTGTTGGTACTGACCTGCCCTGAGTTGGTAAGCCGCATTCATCGCGATTACCTCGAGGCCGGTGCAGATATCATCGAGACCAACACCTTCAATGCCACACGGCTTTCCCAGTCGGACTACGGCATGGAAGAGCTGGTGGCCGAACTGAATCGCGAGGCCGCTCGAGTGGCCCGAGAGGTCTGCGATGCCGTAGGTAACGAGACCGGGGTTCCGCGTTATGTGGCGGGTGTCCTCGGCCCCACTTCGCGCACGGCCTCGCTATCGCCAGACGTCAATGACCCCGCCAGGCGCAACGTGACCTTCGACGAGCTGCGCGACAATTACCGCGAGTCAGCGTTGGCACTGATGGAAGGCGGCGCCGATCTGATCATGATCGAGACCATCTTCGATACGCTCAATGCCAAGGCCGCTATCTACGCATTGGAAGAGATTTTCGACGAAACTGGCGTGCGCTTTCCGGTGATGATCTCCGGCACCATCACCGATGCCTCGGGCCGCACCCTGTCCGGCCAGACCACTGAGGCATTCTGGAACTCAGTGCGTCATGCCAGGCCGCTGACTGTCGGTCTCAACTGTGCGCTGGGTGCCGAGGAGCTGCGACCTTACGTCGAGGAGCTCTCCAACAAGGCGGAAACCTTTGTCTCCGCCCACCCCAACGCTGGCCTGCCCAATGAGTTCGGTGAATACGACCAGACGCCGGAAGAAATGGCAGAGATTGTCGCCGAGTTTGCGCGTAGTGGCCTGGTGAACATCATCGGCGGTTGCTGTGGCTCCACACCCGAGCACATTGCGGCCATTCACGCGGCGATCAAGGATCTGCCGCCACGCATCCTTCCCGAGCGGTCTCTCGCCTGCCGCCTGTCCGGCCTCGAGCCCTTCAACATCGAGAAGGATTCGCTGTTCGTCAACGTCGGCGAGCGTACCAATGTCACCGGTTCTGCTCGCTTCAAGCGACTCGTTGTCGAAGATGACTTCACCACAGCGCTGGAAGTCGCACTGGAACAGGTAGAGAACGGCGCTCAGGTCATCGACATCAACATGGACGAGGGCATGCTCGAGTCCCAGGAAGCCATGGTGCGCTTCCTGAATCTGATCGCCGGAGAGCCGGATATCGCTCGCGTGCCGATCATGGTCGACTCCTCCAAATGGGACATCATCGAAGCTGGCCTCAAGTGCATCCAGGGCAAGGCCATCGTCAACTCGATCTCGCTGAAGGAAGGCGAGGAAGCTTTTCGCCATCAAGCGACCGAGTGCCGTCGGCATGGTGCCGCAGTGGTGGTCATGGCCTTTGACGAGGAAGGTCAGGCCGACACTTTTGCGCGCAAGACCGAGATCTGTCAGCGCGCCTACCAGGTACTGGTCGACGAGATCGGTTTTCCTCCGGAAGACATCATCTTCGACCCCAACATCTTCGCCATCGCTACCGGTATCGAGGAGCACGACAACTACGCGGTCGATTTCATCGAAGCGACGCGCTGGATCACTGAACACCTACCGCACGCCATGGTGTCTGGTGGTGTTTCCAACGTTTCCTTCTCGTTTCGTGGCAACAATGCGGTACGCGAAGCCATTCACTCGGTGTTTCTCTACTACGCCATTCGTGCCGGCATGACCATGGGTATCGTCAATGCTGGCCAGTTGGCCGTCTATGATGACCTGCCGGATGAGCTGCGTGAGGCGGTCGAGGATGTAGTGCTCAATCGCCGCAGCGACGGCACCGAGCGCCTGCTCGAGATTGCCGAGCGCTACAAGGGCGACGGCAGCAGTGCCGAGAAGAAGGAAGATCTTGAATGGCGTAGCTGGGAGGTCGAAAAACGTATTTCTCACGCCCTGGTCAAGGGGATTACCAGCTACATCGAGGAAGACGCCGAACAGGCTCGCCAACGCGTCGAACGCCCGATTCAGGTCATTGAAGGCCCGTTGATGGATGGCATGAACGTGGTCGGTGATCTGTTCGGTGCCGGTAAGATGTTCCTGCCTCAGGTGGTCAAGTCCGCTCGCGTCATGAAGCAGGCAGTTGCCTATCTCATCCCGTTTATTGAAGCCGAGAAGAGTGAGGGTACTCAGGCCAAGGGCAAGATCGTCATGGCCACGGTCAAGGGTGATGTTCACGATATCGGCAAGAATATCGTTGGCGTCGTCTTGCAATGCAACAACTACGATGTTGTCGATCTCGGCGTGATGGTGCCCGCCGAGAAGATCCTCAAGACCGCCATCGAGGAGAAGGCAGATCTGATCGGCCTATCCGGGCTGATCACACCGTCACTCGACGAGATGGTACACGTCGCCAGGGAAATGCAGCGCCAGGGGCATACCCTGCCCCTGCTGATTGGCGGTGCGACGACCTCCAAGGCGCACACTGCGGTCAAGATCGAGCCACAATACGATCAGCCGGTCATCTACGTGACCGACGCTTCACGTGCGGTGGGTGTCGCTAGCCGCCTGCTTTCGCCAACTCTCAAGCCAGCCTACGTTGCCGATATAAAGGAAGAATACGAGAAGGTCCGCGAGCGCAATGCGAAGCGTCGACCCAAGGCGGCGGACCTGGACTACGCCAGCGCCTGCGAACGCAAGCCGCCTCTCGAGTGGGGCAGCTATACGCCACCAGCACCGACCTTTACCGGCCTCAAGGTCTTCGACGACTACGATCTCGATTCGCTGGTCGAACGCATCGACTGGACGCCATTCTTCATGAGCTGGGAGCTGGCCGGCAAGTATCCGAAGATCCTCAATGACGAGGTCGTCGGTGAGGCTGCTCGAAACCTGTATGCCGATGCCCAGGCGATGCTCAAGCGCTTGATCGATGAGAAGCTGATCCAGGCTCGTGGTGTGATCGGGATGTGGCCTGCCAATACCGTGGATCACGATGTCATCGAGGTCTATGCCGATGAATCCCGTCAGCAGGTCATCGAACGGCTGCATCATATTCGCCAACAGACCACGAAGAACCGCGAAGGCGTCTGCTACAGTCTCGCCGACTTCATCGCACCCCAGGACAGCGGCAAGGCCGACTGGATCGGTGGTTTCGCTGTCACTGCCGGCCATGGCGTTGAAGAGCTGTCAGCGCAGTACAAGGCGAATGGCGACGACTACAACGCCATCATGGTCCAGGCATTGGCTGACCGTCTCGCCGAAGCCTTTGCCGAGCATATGCATGAGCGCGTACGCCGCGAATTCTGGGGCTATGTTCCGGAGGAAAGCCTCGATAACGAGGCCTTGATCGCCGAGAAGTACCAGGGCATCCGCCCTGCTCCCGGCTATCCGGCCTGTCCGGATCACACCGAGAAGGCAACTCTGTTCCGCATGCTCGATGCCACCACCAATACTGGCCTGGATCTGACCGAGAGCTTTGCCATGTGGCCGGCTGCAGCGGTATCCGGCTGGTATTTCTCGCACCCGAAGTCGAAGTACTTCTCCACCGGCAGAATCACTCGCGACCAGGTCGAGCGCATTGCCGAGCGTAAGGGACGAGATATCGGTGACATGGAGCGTTGGTTGTCGCCGGTGCTGTCCTACGATCCAGCATGA
- a CDS encoding nitrite/sulfite reductase → MYRYDNHDQTLVDERVEQFRDQMRRYLDGKISDEEFLPLRVQNGLYVQRYAPMLRIAIPYGMLASYQLRKLGEIAARYDRGYGHFTTRTNLQLNWPKLEDVPDILAELASVQMHAIQTSGNDIRNTTTDQFSGIAGDEEVDPRPWCELIRQWSTFHPEFFYLPRKFKIAVTGASEDRAAIQVHDVGLRFWRDDAGEVRVKVLVGGGLGRTPMIGETICEDLPWQHLLTYLEAIVRVYNQFGRRDNKFKARIKILTKALGVDEMRRRVEEEWAHLKDGPQTLNQQAIDEMADHFIEPPRREIDESTIDAYETLRGDNRAFARFVTNNVTDHKVRGYKAVTLSLKRSEQSPGDVTSQQMADIADLADDYSFGELRVTHEQNLVLTDVAVDQIEELWHKLEALGLANPTVGTLADLICCPGGDYCALANAKSIPVAQAIQERFESLDFLYDLGPLDLNISGCMNACGHHHVGHIGILGVDKKGEEYYQISLGGSQGNGASLGKILGPSFFREDVPGVIDKVLQVYVGERQPDETFIDTYRRIGLKPFKEFVYAA, encoded by the coding sequence ATGTACCGCTACGACAATCATGACCAGACACTGGTCGACGAACGCGTCGAACAGTTCCGTGACCAGATGCGCCGCTATCTTGATGGCAAGATCAGCGATGAGGAATTTCTGCCGCTGCGCGTGCAGAACGGTCTGTATGTGCAGCGCTATGCGCCAATGCTGCGTATCGCCATTCCCTACGGCATGCTGGCTTCTTATCAATTGCGCAAGCTTGGCGAGATTGCCGCGCGCTATGACCGTGGCTATGGCCACTTCACCACGCGTACCAATCTTCAGTTGAACTGGCCGAAGCTGGAAGACGTACCGGACATCCTTGCCGAACTGGCGTCGGTGCAGATGCATGCGATCCAGACCAGCGGCAACGATATTCGCAATACCACTACCGACCAGTTCTCTGGCATCGCCGGTGACGAGGAAGTTGATCCACGTCCCTGGTGTGAGCTGATCCGTCAGTGGTCGACTTTCCACCCGGAATTCTTCTACCTGCCCCGCAAGTTCAAGATTGCGGTGACGGGAGCCAGCGAAGATCGCGCAGCCATTCAGGTTCATGATGTGGGCCTGCGCTTCTGGCGCGACGATGCTGGAGAGGTGCGCGTCAAAGTACTGGTGGGAGGTGGTCTCGGCCGCACGCCAATGATCGGCGAAACCATCTGCGAGGACCTTCCCTGGCAGCACCTGCTGACCTATCTCGAGGCGATTGTACGCGTCTACAACCAGTTCGGTAGACGTGACAACAAGTTCAAGGCACGTATCAAGATCCTGACCAAGGCGCTTGGCGTTGATGAAATGCGTCGCCGTGTCGAGGAAGAGTGGGCGCACCTCAAGGACGGCCCGCAGACTCTCAATCAACAGGCCATTGATGAAATGGCGGACCACTTCATCGAACCGCCACGCCGCGAGATCGATGAATCGACCATCGATGCCTATGAGACGCTGCGTGGCGATAACCGTGCCTTCGCACGCTTCGTGACCAACAACGTCACTGATCACAAGGTCCGTGGTTACAAGGCTGTGACTCTGTCACTCAAGCGCAGCGAACAATCACCGGGAGACGTAACGTCACAGCAGATGGCCGACATTGCCGACCTGGCCGATGACTACAGCTTTGGCGAACTACGTGTGACCCACGAGCAGAACCTGGTATTGACCGATGTCGCTGTCGATCAGATCGAGGAGTTGTGGCACAAGCTCGAAGCCCTTGGCCTGGCAAACCCCACCGTGGGCACCCTCGCCGACCTGATCTGCTGCCCCGGCGGCGACTATTGCGCGCTGGCCAATGCCAAATCGATTCCGGTAGCCCAGGCGATTCAGGAACGCTTCGAGAGCCTCGATTTCCTCTATGACCTCGGGCCTCTCGACCTGAACATCTCTGGTTGCATGAACGCCTGCGGTCACCACCACGTCGGCCACATCGGTATTCTCGGGGTCGACAAGAAGGGCGAAGAGTACTACCAGATATCTCTCGGCGGCAGCCAGGGCAATGGCGCCTCGCTGGGCAAGATTCTCGGTCCGTCCTTCTTCCGTGAAGACGTGCCAGGCGTTATCGACAAGGTCCTGCAGGTCTATGTCGGCGAGCGCCAGCCTGATGAAACGTTCATCGACACTTATCGCCGTATCGGTCTCAAGCCGTTCAAGGAGTTTGTGTATGCTGCCTGA
- a CDS encoding isochorismatase family protein, translating into MDTALLLIDVQQSFTQRDYWQPEETRGWCDAQRRLIDLAHTSGIPLVRIYHTEPASGTPFDPSHGLIRPLAGFDDPAQTTFYKTVHNAFTGTGLESWLRQRRIGKLWISGIRTEQCCETTTRVASDLGFVVDFVSEATLTFPMSRAGITWSADDIRARTELVLEKRFARIVDVSTLENESLAASSV; encoded by the coding sequence ATGGACACAGCGTTACTGTTGATCGATGTACAACAATCCTTTACTCAACGTGACTACTGGCAACCTGAGGAGACTCGCGGCTGGTGCGATGCACAGCGCCGCCTGATTGACCTTGCTCATACCAGCGGCATACCTCTGGTACGGATCTATCATACCGAGCCTGCCAGCGGGACTCCCTTCGACCCCAGCCATGGCCTGATACGTCCGCTGGCTGGATTTGACGACCCGGCACAGACCACCTTCTACAAGACGGTGCACAATGCCTTCACCGGCACCGGGCTGGAATCCTGGCTGCGTCAGCGGCGAATCGGCAAACTGTGGATCAGTGGTATCCGTACCGAGCAATGCTGTGAAACCACCACTCGTGTCGCATCGGATCTCGGCTTTGTGGTCGATTTCGTCAGTGAAGCCACCCTGACATTCCCCATGTCGCGCGCTGGCATCACCTGGAGCGCCGATGACATCCGAGCGCGAACGGAACTGGTACTGGAGAAACGTTTTGCTCGTATCGTGGATGTGAGTACTCTGGAGAACGAATCGCTTGCTGCCTCGAGCGTCTGA
- a CDS encoding gamma-glutamylcyclotransferase family protein: MTTILRFSSRLALVILLLLSLMLGGAWLVWRSPLGYDRPENLPTVDAGPHEVFVYGTLRYPVVRWLVTTDFLASTPAMLEDYRRDGLDVRIDPGSQVKGELLVVDRDTLLELDRYERLGIRYQRIRVELANGQQAWLYQRLASD, from the coding sequence ATGACCACTATTCTCCGATTTTCGAGCCGGCTCGCACTGGTCATCCTACTGCTGTTGAGCCTGATGCTCGGTGGAGCCTGGCTGGTCTGGCGCAGCCCACTGGGCTACGACCGCCCCGAGAACCTTCCTACCGTCGACGCCGGCCCGCACGAAGTGTTCGTCTATGGCACGCTGCGCTACCCGGTGGTGAGATGGTTGGTCACCACCGACTTCCTTGCATCGACTCCCGCCATGCTTGAGGACTACCGGCGCGACGGCCTTGATGTGAGGATCGATCCAGGAAGCCAGGTGAAGGGTGAGTTGCTGGTGGTCGACCGCGACACCCTGCTGGAACTGGATCGTTACGAGCGCCTCGGTATTCGCTACCAACGAATTCGCGTCGAGCTGGCGAACGGGCAGCAGGCATGGCTGTATCAGCGGCTTGCCAGCGACTGA
- a CDS encoding MATE family efflux transporter: MLPDTTRRRTIMRLALPIMAGMLTQSLLNLVDAALVGSLGPNELAAVGIGGYAMFLISATVFGLMSGVQAQVARRHGEQAVERCSAPLHAGLVIALAVALPLSALCIWQAPRLLALINDDPLVGGIAVDYFRWRVASLLPIALIFCFRGYWNGVQETGIYLRIMLVMHLVNLVASIGLIFGRWGLPEMGTSGAGLGTTLSLVTGLILWAAVTHHHLALPRGWPSTGDLLTTLRLATPHSFQQLWFAAGYAMLFWILGQVSTASVAVGHVLVNLSLLLILPGVGFGMAAMSLVGEALGRDNPETAHRWGWDVVRLTWLSLAALSLPMLVFPHQVLGLFLHQPEMIEMGVDPLRLTALMIVVDAAALVFTQALLGAGAQRTVMLLTLSTQWLVFLPLAWWIGVHQGWGLVGIWWCQLGYRTLNSLAFVLIWQRRRWQTVTI; this comes from the coding sequence ATGCTGCCTGATACGACACGGCGCCGGACTATCATGCGCCTTGCCCTGCCAATCATGGCGGGCATGCTGACTCAGAGCCTGCTCAACCTGGTCGATGCCGCACTGGTCGGCAGCCTGGGCCCCAACGAGCTGGCTGCCGTGGGTATCGGCGGCTATGCCATGTTCCTGATCTCGGCAACGGTGTTCGGGCTGATGTCCGGTGTCCAGGCCCAGGTCGCACGCCGCCATGGTGAACAGGCTGTTGAGCGCTGCAGCGCCCCCCTGCATGCCGGACTGGTCATTGCACTGGCCGTTGCCCTGCCGCTGAGCGCGCTATGTATCTGGCAGGCCCCCAGACTGTTGGCATTGATCAACGACGACCCGTTGGTCGGTGGTATTGCGGTCGACTATTTCCGCTGGCGCGTGGCATCACTACTGCCGATTGCCCTGATCTTCTGCTTTCGGGGCTACTGGAATGGCGTGCAGGAGACCGGCATCTACCTGCGTATCATGCTGGTCATGCACCTGGTGAACCTGGTCGCCAGCATCGGGCTGATCTTCGGGCGATGGGGACTGCCGGAAATGGGCACCAGCGGCGCCGGTCTGGGGACAACGCTATCTCTGGTTACCGGCTTGATACTGTGGGCCGCTGTTACACATCATCACCTTGCATTGCCTCGAGGCTGGCCTTCTACTGGCGATCTATTGACGACCCTGCGCCTGGCGACACCGCACTCCTTTCAGCAGCTATGGTTTGCCGCTGGCTATGCGATGCTGTTCTGGATTCTCGGTCAAGTGAGTACTGCGAGCGTCGCGGTGGGTCATGTACTGGTCAACCTCTCATTACTGCTGATCCTCCCCGGCGTTGGTTTCGGCATGGCCGCCATGAGCCTCGTCGGGGAAGCCCTCGGACGCGATAATCCTGAAACTGCTCACCGCTGGGGCTGGGATGTGGTTCGTCTGACCTGGCTTTCCCTTGCCGCACTATCACTGCCGATGCTGGTCTTTCCCCATCAGGTATTGGGGTTGTTTCTGCATCAGCCAGAGATGATCGAAATGGGAGTTGATCCCCTGCGCCTGACAGCGTTGATGATCGTGGTTGATGCGGCTGCGCTGGTGTTTACCCAGGCATTGCTGGGTGCAGGGGCTCAACGCACCGTCATGTTGCTGACGCTATCGACTCAGTGGCTGGTATTTCTACCACTGGCCTGGTGGATCGGTGTCCACCAGGGATGGGGGCTGGTCGGCATATGGTGGTGTCAGTTAGGCTATCGCACGCTCAACTCGCTGGCTTTCGTGCTGATCTGGCAACGGCGACGATGGCAAACCGTGACAATCTAG
- a CDS encoding DUF934 domain-containing protein, whose product MLPEQTPPRPLIKNGRQVEDQWLRHDEDAAPAQGYAIVRLDVWLAAERRDSLAPWLPSDTELDTETIAALREAPLVAIDFPKFTDGRGYSIARVLRERHGFTGEIRAVGDVLIDQLVYMKRCGFDAWSMREDQIVEDALNAFNAFSRHYQVSIDNPEPMFRRRQREARERQPEAALA is encoded by the coding sequence ATGCTGCCTGAGCAGACGCCCCCACGCCCACTGATCAAGAATGGCCGGCAGGTCGAGGATCAGTGGCTGCGCCATGACGAAGACGCCGCTCCGGCACAAGGCTATGCCATCGTACGTCTCGATGTGTGGCTGGCCGCCGAGCGACGCGATTCTCTGGCACCCTGGCTGCCCAGCGATACCGAGCTGGACACAGAGACCATCGCGGCACTGCGTGAGGCACCTCTGGTAGCGATCGACTTTCCGAAGTTTACCGATGGCCGTGGTTATTCCATCGCGCGAGTGCTGCGTGAGCGCCATGGCTTCACCGGAGAGATCCGTGCGGTTGGTGATGTGCTGATCGATCAACTGGTGTACATGAAGCGCTGTGGCTTCGATGCCTGGTCGATGCGTGAAGATCAAATCGTCGAGGACGCGCTGAATGCTTTCAATGCTTTCAGCCGCCACTATCAGGTTTCCATCGACAACCCCGAGCCGATGTTCCGACGCCGCCAACGCGAAGCACGCGAACGTCAGCCCGAGGCTGCGCTGGCCTGA